The genomic interval AAACATCGGTATGCTATGGAGAGAATTCAGGAGATTCACCCTCACCCCCGTATCGAGTACGGGGCAGGCTCTAGCCCTCTCCCGTCGAGGGAGAGGGGACATCTGCGCTGTGGCGAGGGTTATGCAAAGGTCTCCTGGGGGAGAGGGCTGGAGTGAGGGGATCCTGGCATTTCCGGATTCCATCGCCTGGGAAGAGGCAAGACGACGGAGGAAGCCTTAATCATGATTCGTGTGGGCGTCATTGGCTGCGGTGCTATTTCCCATTCTCATTTGTGTAGTTATGCCAAGAGTGGTCGGGCGCAGATTGTGGCCGTAGCCGATCCGATTCGGGCCGTCGCGGAGGCGTGTGCGCAGGAGTTCGGCGCAAAAGCCTACACCGACTACGCGGACATGCTGCGCAGTGAAGAACTGCATGCCGTCAGCATTTGCACGCCGCCGACCTCCCACCGCAAAATTACCGATCAGGCGGTTGCGCGGGGTCTGCACGTGCTCTGTGAAAAGCCGCTGGCCATGAGCGTGGCCGAGGGGCAGGCCATGGTTTCTGCCGCCCGGCGCGCTAACGTCCATCTGCTGACCGCATTCTGCAACCGCTTCTATACGCCCATCGCCAAAGCCAAGGCATGGATCGATGCCGGCAAGTTGGGCCCCCTGCACCATTTCCGTCTCCGGTTTGCGGGCGTGGAGCTCATGGCCGGCACGTGGTTGGGAGATCCCGCACGGGGCGGTGGCATCCTGTGGGAGTCTGGCCCGCACTACGTCGACCTCTTCCGCTACTTAGTTGGAGAGCTAAAGAACATCTACGCCAAGGGCGCGACCCTCGCTCAAGATATAGCCGGCACCGATACCGTCGTCTTCATGGCGGAGAGCGTGGACGGCGTGGTCGGCGCCATGGAGGGAAGCTGGTCGTCGCCCCATTCGGAAAAGTGCATTGAGATTTACGGCGAACGCGGCGCTATCGTCATCGACTTTCAATCCGGCCGGAGCCGCTTTAGCCTGGATCACGTTACCGAGCGGGTGGAGACGGACGTCGGCGGACACGACCGCTTTTTCATGGAGATCAGCCACTTCCTCGACTGCATAGAAGGAAAGACCAGGCCCATCG from Chloroflexota bacterium carries:
- a CDS encoding Gfo/Idh/MocA family oxidoreductase, with the protein product MIRVGVIGCGAISHSHLCSYAKSGRAQIVAVADPIRAVAEACAQEFGAKAYTDYADMLRSEELHAVSICTPPTSHRKITDQAVARGLHVLCEKPLAMSVAEGQAMVSAARRANVHLLTAFCNRFYTPIAKAKAWIDAGKLGPLHHFRLRFAGVELMAGTWLGDPARGGGILWESGPHYVDLFRYLVGELKNIYAKGATLAQDIAGTDTVVFMAESVDGVVGAMEGSWSSPHSEKCIEIYGERGAIVIDFQSGRSRFSLDHVTERVETDVGGHDRFFMEISHFLDCIEGKTRPIVTGEDGVEAMRLITAARQSIETGLPVTVVPDV